From the Serratia nematodiphila DZ0503SBS1 genome, one window contains:
- a CDS encoding mannose-1-phosphate guanylyltransferase/mannose-6-phosphate isomerase, with protein MLLPVIMAGGTGSRLWPMSRELHPKQFLRLHSVNSMLQETLKRLDGVEIGEPVVICNEDHRFMVAEQLRQIDMLSHNIILEPIGRNTAPAIALAALNATAAGNDPIMLVLAADHIIKDVNVFHQAIEAALPYAAEKSLVTFGIVPTGPETGYGYIQRGECCDDKAVAANVKRFVEKPDLATAQAYVDSGEYFWNSGMFMFRAKRYLEELEAFRPDILAACRRSLDDTECDKNFINVNRDAFASCPDESVDYAVMEKTQDAVMIPLDAGWSDVGSWSALWEVSQKDGAGNALTGDTFLHNTRDCYINTDEKLVAAVGVDNLVIVNTKDAVLVVDKSKVQDVKKVVEYLKKHKRSEYRRHREVYRPWGICDILVAEKRFNVNRITVNPGEAFSLQMHHHRTEHWVVLSGTAKVTTGDKTFLLTENQSTFIPIGVVHRLENPGSIPLELIEIQSGSYLGDDDIIRIKDHYGRC; from the coding sequence ATGTTATTACCTGTAATTATGGCAGGCGGTACTGGTAGCCGTTTATGGCCGATGTCACGAGAACTCCACCCTAAGCAGTTTTTGCGCTTGCACAGCGTAAATTCAATGCTTCAGGAAACGTTGAAACGACTCGATGGCGTGGAGATCGGTGAGCCTGTTGTAATCTGCAACGAAGACCACCGTTTTATGGTGGCTGAACAGCTGCGTCAAATTGATATGTTGTCACACAACATTATCCTGGAGCCCATTGGCAGAAATACTGCGCCAGCGATTGCTCTGGCTGCATTGAATGCTACCGCAGCAGGTAACGATCCCATCATGCTGGTATTGGCAGCAGACCATATCATCAAGGATGTGAATGTTTTCCACCAGGCGATCGAAGCAGCATTGCCTTACGCAGCGGAAAAAAGCCTGGTTACGTTTGGTATTGTGCCGACAGGTCCAGAAACTGGTTATGGTTACATCCAGCGTGGAGAGTGCTGCGATGATAAAGCGGTGGCCGCTAACGTAAAACGTTTTGTTGAGAAACCTGATCTCGCAACCGCTCAGGCTTATGTCGACTCCGGTGAATATTTTTGGAACAGTGGTATGTTCATGTTCCGTGCCAAGCGTTACCTGGAGGAACTGGAGGCATTCCGTCCCGATATCCTGGCTGCCTGTCGCCGCTCGCTGGATGATACCGAATGTGACAAAAACTTTATCAATGTCAATCGCGACGCCTTTGCGAGTTGCCCAGACGAGTCGGTCGATTATGCGGTAATGGAAAAAACACAAGATGCGGTCATGATCCCGCTGGATGCCGGTTGGAGTGATGTCGGCTCATGGTCTGCATTATGGGAAGTCAGCCAGAAAGATGGGGCTGGTAATGCATTGACCGGCGACACTTTCCTGCATAATACCCGTGATTGCTATATCAATACTGATGAAAAATTAGTTGCGGCTGTTGGCGTAGATAATCTGGTTATTGTTAACACTAAAGATGCCGTTCTCGTGGTTGATAAGTCGAAAGTTCAGGACGTTAAAAAAGTTGTTGAGTATCTGAAAAAACATAAGCGGAGTGAATATCGAAGACACCGCGAGGTTTATCGACCATGGGGTATTTGCGATATTTTGGTTGCTGAAAAGCGTTTTAATGTCAATCGTATCACCGTTAATCCCGGGGAAGCATTTTCTCTGCAAATGCACCATCACCGCACGGAACACTGGGTGGTTCTTTCTGGTACGGCTAAAGTAACAACGGGGGATAAAACGTTCTTACTTACAGAAAATCAGTCGACATTCATTCCAATTGGGG
- the galE gene encoding UDP-glucose 4-epimerase GalE: MAILVTGGAGYIGSHTVLSLLERGEDVVVLDNLSNSSAESLQRVEKLSGKAAEFHQGDVQDAECLQRIFGAHEITAVIHFAGLKAVGESTRKPLEYYQNNVTGTLVLLDAMRRAGVHDFIFSSSATVYGANSPVPYVETTPIGGTTSPYGTSKLMVEQILQDFAKAEPQFSIIALRYFNPVGAHESGLIGEDPNGIPNNLLPYISQVAIGKLEKLGIFGGDYPTNDGTGERDYIHVMDLAEGHLKAMDHLPKINGFKAYNLGAGVGHSVLAMVQAFEKASGVTIPYQILPRRDGDLPAFWANADLAYQELGWKVSRGIDDMMRDTWNWQRTNPQGYQK; encoded by the coding sequence ATGGCAATTTTAGTTACCGGTGGTGCTGGTTACATCGGATCACACACCGTGCTATCGCTCCTGGAGCGTGGCGAGGACGTCGTGGTGTTGGATAATTTGTCCAACTCATCTGCGGAGTCATTGCAGCGGGTGGAGAAACTGTCGGGGAAAGCCGCAGAGTTCCATCAGGGAGACGTTCAGGATGCCGAATGCCTGCAGCGCATCTTTGGCGCTCATGAGATCACTGCCGTGATCCATTTCGCCGGTCTTAAGGCGGTAGGGGAGTCAACGCGCAAGCCGCTGGAGTATTATCAGAATAACGTTACCGGCACGCTGGTGTTGTTGGATGCTATGCGTCGTGCCGGCGTGCACGACTTTATCTTTAGCTCTTCTGCCACTGTCTATGGTGCCAATTCGCCGGTACCTTATGTAGAGACGACACCGATCGGCGGGACAACCAGCCCTTATGGGACATCAAAGTTGATGGTGGAGCAGATCCTGCAAGATTTCGCTAAAGCAGAGCCTCAGTTCTCGATTATCGCCTTGCGTTATTTTAATCCGGTAGGTGCTCACGAGTCCGGTTTGATTGGTGAAGATCCCAATGGCATTCCCAATAACCTGCTGCCGTACATCTCACAAGTGGCTATCGGCAAGCTGGAGAAGCTGGGTATTTTCGGTGGGGATTATCCGACAAACGATGGAACGGGAGAACGCGATTACATCCATGTCATGGACCTGGCCGAAGGCCACCTGAAGGCGATGGATCATCTGCCAAAGATCAATGGATTTAAGGCCTACAACCTTGGGGCTGGCGTAGGGCATTCGGTGCTGGCGATGGTTCAGGCGTTTGAGAAAGCGTCAGGCGTAACGATCCCTTATCAGATCTTGCCACGTCGTGATGGCGACCTGCCTGCTTTCTGGGCCAATGCCGATCTGGCTTATCAGGAGCTGGGATGGAAAGTCAGCCGAGGCATTGATGATATGATGCGCGATACTTGGAATTGGCAGCGCACTAATCCACAAGGTTACCAAAAGTAA